Genomic DNA from Catenulispora sp. EB89:
CGACGCCAACACCGGCCTCATCGGCGACGCCAACGGCGGCTGGGAGACCTGGTACGCGACCTTCGCCACCGCGCCGCTGGTCATCGCCTACAACCCGAACAGCAAGTTCGCCGCCGACATCAAGTCCAAGCCCTGGAACCAGGTCATCACCGAGTCCGGCTTCAAGATGGGCTCGACCGACCCCAAGCTGGACCCCAAGGGCAAGCTGGCCGCGCAGGCGCTGACCAAGGACAACATCCCCGCCTCGGCGGTGCAGGTGTTCCCCGAGGAGCAGCTGGTCGGCCGCCTGCAGTCCGGGCAGCTGGACGCCGGCTTCTTCTACTCCAGCGAGGCCACCGAGCTGAACATCCCGACCGTCCAGCTCGGCGACATCCACCTGCAGGCCACCTACACCGTCAGTGTCCTGAACAAGGCCCCGGACGCGGACGCCGGCGTCGCCTTCGTGCAGTTCCTGCTCGGTGACGCGGGCAAGGCCCTGATGACCAAGCACGGCCTGCAGCTGCAGCCGATCAAGGTCACTGGCACCGCCGGGTCGGTGCCGGCGCCGCTGCAGTCCCTGCTCAACGCCGGCTGAATCTGAGTACCGACACAGTGCGGCCGACCGTCGGGGGCTCAGGCGCGCGGATGCTGCGCACCCCGCTTCCGTGGCTGGCCGCACTGCTGGTCGCCTACCTGCTCGTCCCGCTGGTCGCGTTCCTGGTCCGGGCCCCGGGCCAGGGCGTCTCGGCTACCGCGGCGCCCGGCGTCGGCGACGCGCTGCGGACGTCGATGGTCACGGCGACCATCAGCACCGCGGTGGTCACCCTGCTCGGCGTCCCGCTGGGGTACCTGCTGGCCCGCTCCGGCAGCCGCACCGCCGGCGCGCTGGGCGTCGCGGTCCAGCTGCCGCTGGCGCTGCCGCCGCTGATGAGCGGCATCCTGCTGATCTACCTGGTCGGGCCGTACACCACGATCGGCCAGTTCTTCCACGGCGGGCTCACCGACAGCGCCACCGGCGTCGTGCTGGCGCAGTGCTTCGTGGCCGCGCCGTTCCTGGTGGTCTCGGCGCGCTCGGCCTTCGCCGCCGTGGACCCGGCGCAGCTGGACGTCGCCGCGACGCTGGGCCACGGCGCGCTGTCGCGGACCCTGCGCGTGGCACTGCCGATCGCGGCGCGCGGGATCCGGGCGGGGATGCTCCTGGCCTGGCTGCGGGCCTTCGGCGAGTTCGGGGCCACGATCGTGCTGGCCTACCACCCCTACACCCTGCCGGTGTTCACGTACGTGCAGTTCAGCAGCACCGGCCTGGCCGCGACGACGGTTCCGGTGCTGGTGACGCTGGGCGCGGCGCTCGTGGTCCTGCTGATCGCCGACCGCGGTCCGGCCCGCCGCGCGCACCGCCGCCGCCCGGTCCGGCTCCCCGAGCCCCGGCCTCCGGCCCTGTCGCAGGGCCCTGTCCTCGACTTCCGCATGACGGCCCGCCTCGGCGCCTTCCGGCTGGCGGTCGAGCACCGCGGCGAGGGCCGCAACCTGGCCATCCTCGGCGCCTCGGGCTCGGGCAAATCCGCGACCCTGCGCCTGCTGGCCGGGGTCCTGCCGACGCATGACGCGCACATCACCCTCGGCGGCCGGGATCTGGCGGCGCTGCCCGCCGAACACCGCGCCATCGGCTACCTCCCGCAGCACCCGACGCTGTTGCCGCATCTGCGCGTCTGGGAGCAGGTCACGTTCGGCGTCGGTGCCGATCCGGCCCTGGCGGCGTTCTGGCTGGACCGGCTGAGACTGACCGACCTCGCCGACCGGTATCCCGACCAGCTCTCCGGTGGCCAGGCCCGCCGGGTCGGCCTGGCCCGGGCGTTGGTGCGCGAACCTCGACTGTTGCTGCTGGACGAGCCTTTCGCCGGACTGGACGCCCCGGTGCGCGACGAACTGCGCCGCCTCTTGCGTACGGTTCTGCGGGAAACCGCTCTGACGTCGGTCTTGGTAACGCATGACCCTGACGACGCGGCGCTGCTGTCGCAGGACACGTTGTTGTTCGCCGACGGCGCGGTGCTTCAGGACGGTCCCACGCGTGCTGTTCTCACCCATCCAGCGGGCCCGAACGCGGCGCGCCTGCTCGGCGTCCGCAACATCGGGCACGGGCATGTCGACGCCGACGGAGTGTTGGAGAGCGGGCCGTTGCGCATCGCGCTCCCCAAGTCGGCCTTGGAAACTCCGGCGTGGGAGGACGCGCCGCCGCCGAGCGCGGTCGCGTGGTGCGTCCAGCCCCACGACGTGCGCCTGGTCCCCAGCGGTGGGACCCGGGCCGTGGTCGACGACGTCGCGCATCTGGGCCCGGTCGCCGAACTGGTGCTGCTCCTCGACGACGGCACCGAACTGACCGTCACGGTCCCCAGCGGCCAGGAACCGGAAACCGGTGCAGAATGCCAGGTGGACGTGCCGGCCGAAGCCGTCATCGTCTGGCCCGAAGGCTGAGCGTCCCTGGAGCTGCCCGATGTCCGAGAACCCGCACGTCGTCACCAAAACCGCGAGCACGTCGGTCACCGAGACCAGCCGCCGCCTGCTGGAGCTGCTGGAGCACGCCGGC
This window encodes:
- a CDS encoding ATP-binding cassette domain-containing protein encodes the protein MLRTPLPWLAALLVAYLLVPLVAFLVRAPGQGVSATAAPGVGDALRTSMVTATISTAVVTLLGVPLGYLLARSGSRTAGALGVAVQLPLALPPLMSGILLIYLVGPYTTIGQFFHGGLTDSATGVVLAQCFVAAPFLVVSARSAFAAVDPAQLDVAATLGHGALSRTLRVALPIAARGIRAGMLLAWLRAFGEFGATIVLAYHPYTLPVFTYVQFSSTGLAATTVPVLVTLGAALVVLLIADRGPARRAHRRRPVRLPEPRPPALSQGPVLDFRMTARLGAFRLAVEHRGEGRNLAILGASGSGKSATLRLLAGVLPTHDAHITLGGRDLAALPAEHRAIGYLPQHPTLLPHLRVWEQVTFGVGADPALAAFWLDRLRLTDLADRYPDQLSGGQARRVGLARALVREPRLLLLDEPFAGLDAPVRDELRRLLRTVLRETALTSVLVTHDPDDAALLSQDTLLFADGAVLQDGPTRAVLTHPAGPNAARLLGVRNIGHGHVDADGVLESGPLRIALPKSALETPAWEDAPPPSAVAWCVQPHDVRLVPSGGTRAVVDDVAHLGPVAELVLLLDDGTELTVTVPSGQEPETGAECQVDVPAEAVIVWPEG
- a CDS encoding substrate-binding domain-containing protein, giving the protein MKKSVAVVIATGLLLAGCSSSKSSPKAAGGSSSTSASSSSTSASSSAPGATGPVKVAYAASLANLMEHDLGPAYDKATGGDFQGNAAGSTQLVSEIKGKVKQADVFISASTDANTGLIGDANGGWETWYATFATAPLVIAYNPNSKFAADIKSKPWNQVITESGFKMGSTDPKLDPKGKLAAQALTKDNIPASAVQVFPEEQLVGRLQSGQLDAGFFYSSEATELNIPTVQLGDIHLQATYTVSVLNKAPDADAGVAFVQFLLGDAGKALMTKHGLQLQPIKVTGTAGSVPAPLQSLLNAG